In Candidatus Blochmannia vicinus, one DNA window encodes the following:
- the dapA gene encoding 4-hydroxy-tetrahydrodipicolinate synthase, which produces MFTGSIVALITPMDLQGSVDWISLKKLVDYHVISGTTAIVSVGTTGEMSGLTQEEHVNVVMKTLEFSDGRLPVIAGTGANSTAEAISLTNKFNNSDIAACLSVTPYYNRPNQEGLFQHFKAISESTELPQILYNVPLRTGCDMVPNTVSRLSKIKNIIGIKEATGNLSRVNQLKQLVHEDFILLSGDDLSALDFMKLGGTGVISVTANVAAKEMADLCKLANKNDFLNAQYINQRLMPVHQALFIDSNPIPVKWACKELGLISYDTLRLPMTYLSEVYCHVLKKALVDSGLFYTQYNHK; this is translated from the coding sequence GGTTCTGTAGATTGGATAAGTTTAAAAAAACTTGTTGATTATCATGTAATTAGTGGTACAACAGCTATTGTTTCTGTCGGAACGACTGGGGAAATGTCTGGACTTACACAGGAAGAACATGTTAATGTAGTCATGAAAACTTTAGAGTTTAGTGATGGTAGATTACCTGTTATAGCTGGCACTGGCGCAAATTCAACAGCAGAGGCTATTTCATTGACTAATAAATTTAATAATAGTGATATAGCTGCTTGTTTAAGTGTAACTCCTTATTACAATCGTCCTAATCAAGAAGGGTTATTTCAACATTTTAAAGCTATTTCAGAAAGTACAGAATTACCCCAGATATTATATAATGTTCCGTTGCGTACTGGGTGCGATATGGTTCCGAATACTGTTTCTCGTTTGTCAAAGATAAAAAATATCATTGGTATTAAAGAGGCGACAGGAAATTTAAGCAGAGTAAATCAATTAAAACAGCTGGTTCATGAAGATTTTATTTTATTAAGTGGAGATGACTTAAGTGCATTAGATTTTATGAAACTTGGAGGAACTGGAGTAATTTCTGTTACCGCTAATGTTGCTGCAAAAGAAATGGCTGATTTATGTAAATTAGCAAATAAAAATGATTTTTTAAATGCACAATATATTAATCAACGCTTGATGCCTGTTCATCAAGCGTTATTCATTGATTCTAATCCTATACCAGTAAAATGGGCTTGCAAAGAATTGGGATTAATTTCATATGATACCTTACGTTTACCTATGACCTATTTATCTGAGGTATATTGTCATGTGTTAAAGAAGGCTTTAGTAGATTCAGGATTGTTTTACACTCAATATAATCATAAATAA
- the bamC gene encoding outer membrane protein assembly factor BamC, with amino-acid sequence MLTFLEILCVCVILLSACASEIYKENRCKLNGNLKYLNTVSLLELNLPENLDILLPVSYDDYVIPKVSNINSDTQKIGKKLNICPPVVLSTEITRTSSCLINIEN; translated from the coding sequence ATGTTGACTTTTTTAGAGATTTTATGTGTGTGTGTGATATTGCTATCGGCTTGTGCTTCTGAAATATATAAGGAAAATCGCTGTAAACTTAATGGAAATCTAAAATATTTAAATACTGTATCCTTGTTAGAATTAAATTTACCAGAAAATTTGGATATTTTATTACCTGTATCGTATGATGATTATGTTATTCCAAAGGTTAGCAATATTAATTCTGATACTCAAAAAATAGGTAAAAAATTAAATATATGTCCTCCAGTAGTGTTGTCTACAGAAATAACGCGTACATCATCTTGTTTAATTAATATTGAAAATTAA
- the dapE gene encoding succinyl-diaminopimelate desuccinylase → MNFSKLEILAQKLIKQPSVCPRNNSCHEIIVDYLQELNFNIELMQFDDTINIWAYHHGDKEQQKYTTLLFLGHTDVVDPGNPKYWNYPPFSGLINNNALHGRGAADMKGALAAMLVASDNFINNNPNYQGRLAFLITSDEEGTGINGTTKVVESLITRNEHIDYCIVGEPSSQHQIGDIIKNGRRGSLMGQLTIYGSQGHVAYPQFSKNPIHLVVPILSDLLNTTWDQKKNIFFPPTTIQITNIYTNNNNNNNIIPHTVTLDFNFRFNNKSSIEDIKTYINKILESYSLTYKIDWKLSAEPYFSNPGKLTNVVINAIKYYQKFEPYLETTGGTSDGRFISKMGTEVIELGARNHTIHKFNEYIDLSDLKLLSFIYQKIIEDLLLY, encoded by the coding sequence ATGAATTTTTCCAAACTAGAAATATTAGCTCAAAAATTAATTAAACAACCATCAGTATGCCCAAGAAATAATAGTTGCCATGAAATAATTGTAGATTATTTACAAGAATTAAATTTTAATATAGAGCTCATGCAATTTGATGATACAATTAATATCTGGGCGTATCATCATGGCGATAAGGAACAACAAAAATACACAACATTATTATTTCTTGGGCATACTGATGTGGTAGATCCTGGAAACCCAAAATACTGGAATTACCCCCCATTTTCAGGCTTAATAAACAATAATGCGTTACACGGACGAGGAGCAGCAGATATGAAAGGTGCATTAGCTGCTATGTTAGTTGCCTCCGATAATTTTATAAATAACAATCCCAATTATCAAGGCCGACTTGCGTTTCTTATTACCTCTGATGAAGAAGGAACTGGAATAAATGGAACTACAAAAGTTGTAGAATCTTTAATAACACGCAACGAACACATAGATTATTGCATAGTCGGAGAACCATCAAGTCAACATCAAATAGGAGATATTATAAAAAATGGAAGACGTGGTTCACTTATGGGGCAATTAACAATATATGGATCACAAGGGCATGTAGCGTATCCCCAATTCTCAAAAAACCCAATACATTTAGTTGTTCCAATATTATCAGACCTCCTAAATACTACATGGGATCAAAAAAAAAATATATTTTTCCCTCCCACTACTATACAAATTACAAACATTTATACAAATAACAACAACAATAATAATATTATACCTCACACAGTTACATTAGACTTTAATTTTAGATTTAATAATAAATCTTCCATTGAAGATATTAAAACATACATCAATAAGATACTTGAATCTTATTCTTTAACTTATAAGATTGATTGGAAACTTTCTGCAGAACCTTATTTTAGTAATCCAGGAAAACTAACTAATGTTGTAATTAATGCTATTAAATATTATCAAAAATTTGAACCTTATTTAGAAACTACAGGGGGCACTTCTGACGGACGTTTCATATCTAAAATGGGAACAGAAGTTATAGAATTAGGCGCACGTAATCATACTATCCATAAATTTAATGAGTACATTGATTTATCAGATCTAAAATTACTTAGCTTTATATATCAAAAAATAATAGAAGATTTACTTTTATATTAA
- the tkt gene encoding transketolase, whose amino-acid sequence MLTNKILANAIRILSIDAIQQANSGHPGCPMGMADIAEVLWRDYINHNPCNPNWINRDRFILSNGHGSMLLYSILHLTGYSISIEDLKNFRQLNSKTPGHPEYGHTEGVEVTTGPLGQGLANAVGLAIAERTLAAQFNRMQFNIIDHYTYVFVGDGCMMEGISHEVCSLAGTMKLNKLIMFYDNNGISIDGDITEWFTDDTAMRFESYGWNVIRNINGHNRDSIKIAIDQAKSIPNKPSLLICNTIIAFGSPNKSGTHSAHGAPLGPEEVAATRKMLHWHEPKFVIPKKIYKLWNAKIIGQEKEDAWKKLFYQYTLTYPDLSKELIRRIQRKLPDNWCKKTQKFIENLQMHPKNIATRQASQITIESFSQNLPELFGGSADLTPSNLTTWSQSSSIMKNTAGNYIHYGVREFGMTAIANGIANYGAFLPYTATFLTFVEYARNAVRMAALMNCHHIMIYTHDSIGLGEDGPTHQPIEQLSNLRLTPNLTVWRPCDQVETAVAWKSAIEHHGPTALVLSRQNLIQQERTSTQTNNITRGGYILKDCQGVPELIIIATGSEIVLAINSYYRLTNEGYKIRIVSLPSTNIFDQQDASYREYVLPNTIINRIAIEASSADYWYKYVGLYGEIIGMNEFGRSAPSNQLFKFFNFTVDYIIKKSYKLLNKSINQ is encoded by the coding sequence ATGTTAACAAATAAAATATTAGCTAACGCTATACGTATACTAAGCATAGATGCTATACAACAGGCCAATTCCGGGCATCCTGGTTGTCCCATGGGTATGGCTGATATTGCTGAAGTATTATGGAGAGATTACATAAATCATAATCCATGCAATCCAAATTGGATTAATAGAGATAGATTCATTTTATCTAATGGACACGGATCAATGTTGCTATATAGCATACTACATTTAACTGGATATTCTATATCTATAGAAGATCTAAAAAATTTTAGACAGTTAAATTCTAAAACACCTGGACATCCAGAATATGGACATACTGAAGGAGTCGAAGTTACAACAGGACCATTAGGACAAGGCCTAGCTAATGCAGTAGGATTAGCAATTGCTGAGCGGACACTAGCAGCTCAATTTAATCGTATGCAATTTAATATCATTGATCATTATACTTATGTATTTGTAGGAGACGGGTGCATGATGGAAGGTATTTCTCATGAAGTTTGCTCGTTAGCTGGAACTATGAAACTAAATAAATTAATTATGTTTTATGATAATAATGGCATTTCTATAGATGGCGATATAACAGAATGGTTCACAGATGACACTGCTATGCGCTTTGAATCTTATGGATGGAATGTAATACGTAATATAAACGGACATAATAGAGATTCTATTAAAATTGCAATTGACCAAGCTAAATCCATACCGAATAAACCATCATTATTAATATGTAATACTATTATTGCCTTTGGATCACCAAATAAAAGCGGTACACACAGCGCACATGGTGCTCCTCTAGGACCAGAAGAAGTAGCTGCTACACGAAAAATGCTTCATTGGCATGAACCTAAATTTGTTATACCTAAAAAAATATACAAATTATGGAATGCTAAAATAATAGGTCAAGAAAAAGAAGATGCTTGGAAAAAACTATTTTATCAATACACACTTACCTATCCTGATTTATCAAAAGAATTAATAAGACGAATACAACGAAAATTACCTGATAATTGGTGCAAGAAAACGCAAAAATTTATCGAAAACTTACAAATGCACCCTAAAAATATTGCTACACGCCAAGCTTCCCAAATTACAATTGAATCTTTTTCCCAAAACTTACCGGAACTTTTTGGCGGATCAGCAGATTTAACACCCAGTAATTTAACAACTTGGTCTCAATCTTCTTCTATCATGAAAAATACTGCTGGAAATTATATCCATTACGGCGTGCGCGAATTTGGTATGACTGCAATTGCTAACGGTATTGCTAATTATGGGGCTTTTTTACCCTATACTGCTACGTTTCTAACATTTGTTGAATACGCACGTAACGCAGTTCGTATGGCGGCATTAATGAATTGTCATCATATTATGATTTATACTCATGATTCTATTGGATTAGGAGAAGACGGTCCAACTCATCAACCTATAGAACAATTATCAAATTTACGTTTGACTCCAAATTTAACAGTATGGCGCCCCTGTGATCAAGTAGAAACAGCAGTTGCTTGGAAATCTGCAATTGAACATCACGGCCCAACCGCGTTAGTTTTATCTAGACAAAATCTTATACAACAAGAACGAACATCAACACAGACTAATAATATTACTCGAGGAGGATATATTCTTAAAGATTGTCAAGGCGTGCCTGAATTAATTATAATTGCTACTGGATCAGAAATAGTGTTAGCTATAAATTCATATTACCGATTAACCAATGAAGGATATAAAATACGAATTGTTTCCTTACCTTCTACTAATATATTTGATCAACAAGATGCATCATACCGTGAATACGTACTACCAAACACAATAATTAATAGAATAGCTATTGAAGCTAGTAGTGCTGATTATTGGTACAAATACGTTGGATTATATGGTGAAATAATAGGTATGAATGAATTTGGAAGATCAGCTCCATCAAATCAATTATTTAAATTTTTTAACTTTACTGTAGATTATATAATCAAGAAATCATATAAATTATTAAATAAATCTATTAATCAATAA
- the cysP gene encoding thiosulfate ABC transporter substrate-binding protein CysP, producing the protein MIIARIFFKIIRTTVLLYCIFYTSVFGTVLLNSSYDVSRELFLEINSNFIKYWKDKNPEDTLIIRQSHAGSTRQAMAILQGLRADVVTYNQVIDVQILHDRGKLIPKDWQDRLPNHSSPFYSTMAFLVRQGNPKGIYNWHDLTNEGLKIVFPNPKTSGNGRYTYLAAWNVFFKNSNENIEQTRLWMRKFLQNVIVFDTGGRAATSTFVDRNQGDVLINFESEAKLVQKQHGSNNYDIVIPTPNILVEFPVTWIDRNVIRNRTKDVAQAYLNYLYTPPAQNIIAKFGYRLNTMDIIQLYQNRSFKSQLFRIEDRHDNWNLLMETHFRRGGELDKLLSVGHR; encoded by the coding sequence ATGATTATTGCACGTATTTTTTTTAAAATAATTAGAACAACGGTACTGTTGTATTGTATTTTTTATACCTCAGTGTTTGGGACTGTTTTGTTAAATAGTTCATATGATGTATCTAGAGAATTGTTTTTAGAGATTAATTCTAATTTTATTAAATATTGGAAAGATAAAAATCCTGAAGACACACTAATTATTCGACAGTCCCATGCAGGGTCCACCAGACAAGCTATGGCTATATTACAAGGATTGCGTGCAGATGTAGTCACTTATAATCAGGTAATAGATGTACAAATTTTACACGATCGTGGAAAATTAATTCCTAAAGACTGGCAAGATCGATTGCCGAATCACAGCTCGCCATTCTATTCAACTATGGCTTTTTTAGTAAGACAAGGAAATCCAAAAGGAATTTATAATTGGCATGATTTAACTAATGAAGGGTTGAAAATAGTATTTCCTAATCCTAAAACTTCTGGAAATGGACGCTATACTTATTTGGCTGCTTGGAATGTGTTTTTTAAAAACAGTAACGAAAATATAGAGCAAACTCGATTATGGATGAGAAAGTTCTTACAAAATGTAATAGTATTTGATACTGGAGGACGTGCTGCTACTTCTACTTTTGTTGATCGCAATCAGGGGGATGTATTAATTAATTTTGAATCTGAAGCAAAATTAGTACAGAAGCAACATGGATCTAATAACTATGATATTGTGATACCTACGCCTAATATTTTAGTAGAATTTCCAGTGACTTGGATAGATAGAAATGTTATTCGAAATAGAACTAAAGATGTAGCACAGGCTTATTTAAATTATTTGTATACTCCTCCAGCGCAAAATATTATTGCTAAGTTTGGATATCGTTTAAATACAATGGATATTATTCAACTATATCAGAATAGATCCTTTAAGAGTCAATTATTTAGGATAGAGGATCGGCATGATAATTGGAATCTTCTTATGGAGACACATTTTAGGCGTGGCGGTGAATTAGATAAATTATTGTCAGTAGGACATCGTTGA
- the cysT gene encoding sulfate/thiosulfate ABC transporter permease CysT, translating to MLFFSVKYVLPGFGIALGSSLLFICLILLLPLSALMMQLSQMNFSQYWDIITDPALLVSYKITLLSAGSATLFNAVFGILVSWVITRYQFLGKKLLDALIDLPFALPTAVAGLTLATLFSTSGWYGSWLSKVGITVSYTWIGISIAMIFTSIPFVVRTVQPVLEEFSEEYEEVAKTLGADHWQIFYNIIFPELAPAWLSGVVLSFIRSLGEFGAVIFIAGNIAWKNEVISLIIFIRLQEFDYPAASAIASVILIVSLLLLFFTNMFQLRINRRFKGF from the coding sequence ATGTTATTTTTTTCAGTTAAATATGTGTTACCTGGATTTGGTATAGCTCTTGGCAGCAGTTTATTATTTATTTGTTTAATTTTATTATTACCTTTAAGTGCATTAATGATGCAATTATCTCAAATGAATTTTTCTCAATATTGGGATATAATTACAGATCCAGCATTATTAGTATCCTATAAAATTACCTTATTATCTGCTGGATCAGCGACGTTATTTAATGCTGTGTTTGGTATATTAGTATCATGGGTAATAACTAGATATCAATTTCTTGGTAAAAAGTTATTAGATGCATTAATAGATTTGCCTTTTGCTTTACCTACTGCAGTAGCAGGATTAACTTTAGCAACATTATTTTCAACATCAGGTTGGTATGGAAGTTGGTTATCTAAAGTAGGTATTACAGTATCATATACATGGATAGGAATATCTATTGCCATGATTTTTACAAGTATTCCATTTGTAGTACGTACGGTACAGCCAGTATTAGAGGAGTTTTCTGAAGAATATGAAGAAGTAGCAAAGACTCTTGGAGCTGATCATTGGCAAATTTTTTATAATATAATTTTTCCGGAATTGGCTCCAGCTTGGTTGTCTGGTGTAGTTTTATCTTTTATCCGAAGCTTAGGTGAATTTGGTGCAGTCATTTTTATTGCTGGAAATATTGCATGGAAGAATGAGGTGATATCCTTAATTATTTTTATTCGTTTACAAGAATTTGATTATCCAGCAGCTAGTGCTATTGCTTCTGTGATTTTGATTGTTTCTTTGTTATTGTTGTTTTTTACTAATATGTTTCAGTTACGAATAAATCGGAGGTTTAAAGGATTTTAG
- the cysA gene encoding sulfate/thiosulfate ABC transporter ATP-binding protein CysA, with product MSIEIDGINKFFGHDKVLTNISLHIESGEIIALLGPSGSGKTTLLRIIAGLEHHNSGCLRFRGKDVSQLSARDRHVGFVFQNYALFRHMTVSDNISFGIRMLPRYKRPNSYAINKKVMQLLTMVQLEGLGNRYPEQLSGGQKQRVALARSLAIEPEILLLDEPFGALDTQVRKELRRWLRRLHSEFKFTSVFVTHDQEEAMEVANRIVVMNRGIIEQIGTPKDIWCMPATRFVLEFLSEVNCLQGIVCGSELSIGSYHWSLPYMPALQGKVELFFRPWEMDISKESNVLHPLPAKIVNVNLHGFYWQLSVEPLGWHQDLLTIILGIRDIFGIPECGSCCYLSGRNARFFSEEIVL from the coding sequence ATGAGTATTGAAATAGACGGGATCAATAAATTTTTTGGTCATGACAAAGTGTTAACCAATATTTCTTTACATATAGAATCTGGAGAAATTATAGCATTATTAGGTCCATCTGGTTCTGGTAAGACAACATTATTACGTATTATTGCTGGATTAGAACATCATAATAGTGGTTGTTTACGTTTTAGAGGTAAAGACGTAAGTCAGCTTAGTGCGCGTGATCGTCATGTTGGTTTTGTTTTTCAAAATTATGCTTTATTTCGTCATATGACAGTATCGGATAATATTTCTTTTGGCATAAGAATGCTACCACGTTATAAACGTCCCAATTCTTATGCAATTAATAAAAAAGTTATGCAGTTATTAACTATGGTGCAATTAGAAGGTTTAGGAAATAGATATCCTGAACAACTTTCTGGAGGACAAAAACAACGTGTAGCTTTAGCTCGTTCTTTAGCAATTGAACCAGAAATTTTGTTATTAGATGAACCTTTTGGGGCATTAGACACTCAAGTTAGGAAAGAATTACGTCGTTGGCTTCGTAGATTGCATAGTGAGTTTAAATTCACTAGTGTTTTTGTTACACATGACCAAGAGGAAGCGATGGAAGTTGCTAATAGGATAGTGGTTATGAATCGAGGGATTATTGAGCAGATAGGTACACCTAAAGATATTTGGTGCATGCCAGCTACTCGTTTTGTTCTAGAGTTTTTAAGTGAAGTTAATTGTCTACAGGGAATAGTATGTGGTTCAGAACTATCTATTGGGTCTTATCATTGGTCTTTACCATACATGCCTGCTTTGCAGGGAAAAGTAGAATTATTTTTTCGTCCGTGGGAAATGGATATTAGTAAAGAATCTAATGTATTGCATCCATTACCAGCTAAAATTGTTAATGTTAATTTACATGGATTTTATTGGCAATTAAGTGTAGAGCCTTTGGGCTGGCATCAAGATTTATTGACTATAATTTTAGGGATTAGGGATATTTTTGGTATTCCAGAATGTGGATCATGTTGTTATTTAAGCGGGCGTAACGCGCGATTCTTTTCAGAAGAAATAGTATTGTAA
- the ptsI gene encoding phosphoenolpyruvate-protein phosphotransferase PtsI translates to MISGTSVSPGIAFGKALLLQEKKILINSEKIAINSIEQEINRFISGRTETSKQLKAIKNKIKKQLDSKKEAIFEGHIILLEDEELEQDIITLIKEELLSADAAVYSVIETQAKALEKLEDEYLKERATDVRDIGNRLLKNILGIPIIDLNAITEEVIIIAVDLSPSETAQLNLKKVLGFITDAGGKTSHTSIMARSLELPAIVGTGFITKQVSNGDFIILDALNNKIYINPTPNIIKNINILKKKYISEKYELTKFKHLPAITLDKHQVRVCANIGGTVHDIIRAKENGAEGIGLYRTEFLFMNRNALPTEEEQFKAYKKAAESMINQAVIIRIMDIGGDKNLPYMHLPNEENPFLGWRAIRIMLDRKDILHTQLRAILRASFFGKLRIMYPMIISVEEIKTLNTELNLLKKQLRKEGIKFDENIKVGIMIETPASAIIAHHLIKEVDFFSIGTNDLTQYTLAVDRGNKLISHLYNPISPSILILIKQVIDASHSEGKWTAMCGEMAGDERTTLLLLGMGLDEFSMSSVSIPQIKKIIRGSYYHDAKKIAKKALNHPTTKSIMHLLMQHKQ, encoded by the coding sequence ATGATTTCAGGAACTTCAGTATCACCTGGCATCGCCTTCGGAAAAGCGCTGCTATTACAAGAAAAAAAAATTCTCATTAATTCAGAAAAAATCGCTATTAATTCTATTGAACAAGAAATCAATCGATTTATTTCTGGACGCACTGAAACTTCTAAACAATTAAAAGCAATTAAAAATAAAATTAAAAAACAATTAGACTCGAAGAAAGAAGCTATCTTTGAAGGCCATATTATATTACTAGAAGATGAAGAACTTGAACAAGATATCATCACTCTTATTAAAGAAGAACTACTTAGTGCAGATGCTGCTGTGTATTCAGTGATTGAAACCCAAGCAAAAGCCTTAGAAAAACTAGAAGATGAATATTTAAAAGAACGTGCCACAGACGTACGAGATATTGGGAATCGTTTATTGAAAAATATTTTAGGCATTCCAATTATCGACTTAAACGCAATTACTGAAGAAGTAATCATTATTGCTGTAGATCTTAGTCCATCAGAAACAGCTCAATTAAATTTAAAAAAAGTATTAGGGTTTATTACTGATGCTGGAGGAAAGACCTCGCATACCTCTATCATGGCTCGTTCTTTAGAATTACCAGCTATTGTAGGAACTGGTTTTATTACAAAACAAGTTTCTAATGGAGACTTTATAATACTTGACGCCTTAAATAATAAAATTTACATCAATCCTACTCCAAACATCATTAAAAATATCAATATATTGAAAAAAAAATATATTTCTGAAAAATATGAGTTAACTAAATTCAAACATCTTCCAGCAATTACTCTTGACAAACACCAAGTACGAGTATGTGCCAATATCGGCGGTACAGTACACGATATAATTAGAGCTAAAGAAAACGGAGCTGAAGGCATAGGATTATATAGAACTGAATTTTTATTTATGAATCGTAATGCATTACCTACAGAAGAAGAGCAATTTAAAGCTTATAAAAAGGCAGCTGAATCAATGATTAACCAAGCTGTAATCATACGTATTATGGATATTGGAGGTGATAAAAATTTGCCTTACATGCACCTTCCAAACGAAGAAAATCCATTTCTTGGATGGCGGGCAATTCGCATAATGTTAGATAGAAAAGATATACTACATACCCAATTACGTGCTATCTTACGCGCTTCTTTTTTTGGTAAATTACGTATAATGTATCCTATGATTATCTCTGTAGAAGAAATAAAAACTTTAAACACAGAACTAAATTTATTAAAAAAACAACTACGTAAAGAAGGAATAAAATTTGACGAAAATATTAAAGTAGGAATTATGATCGAAACCCCTGCTTCTGCAATTATCGCCCATCATTTGATTAAAGAAGTAGATTTTTTCAGTATTGGAACCAATGATTTGACACAATATACTCTTGCAGTAGATCGTGGTAACAAATTAATATCTCATTTATATAATCCTATATCCCCATCTATCTTAATATTAATCAAACAAGTAATTGACGCTTCACATTCTGAAGGGAAATGGACAGCTATGTGTGGAGAAATGGCGGGAGATGAGCGTACTACTTTACTATTATTAGGAATGGGATTAGACGAATTTAGCATGAGTTCTGTATCCATTCCACAAATAAAAAAAATAATCCGTGGTTCATACTATCATGATGCAAAGAAAATAGCAAAAAAAGCGTTAAATCATCCAACTACAAAATCAATAATGCATTTACTTATGCAGCACAAACAATAA
- a CDS encoding HPr family phosphocarrier protein — protein MYQKETVITASNGLHTRPATQFVKEAKNFNSEITVISNGKKASAKSLFKLQTLGLSKGSIIIISAHGIDAEQAVQHLIKFISELK, from the coding sequence ATGTATCAAAAAGAAACTGTGATTACCGCTTCCAATGGTTTACATACTCGCCCAGCTACTCAATTTGTAAAAGAGGCAAAAAACTTTAATTCTGAAATTACAGTAATTTCTAATGGAAAAAAAGCAAGTGCTAAAAGTTTATTTAAACTGCAAACACTAGGATTAAGTAAAGGTTCTATAATTATTATTTCTGCTCATGGTATAGACGCAGAGCAAGCAGTTCAGCATTTAATTAAATTCATTTCTGAACTTAAATAA
- the cysK gene encoding cysteine synthase A, producing the protein MYKIYQDNSYTIGHTPLVRLNKIGNGHIMVKIESRNPSFSVKCRIGANMIWDAEKRNLLKSDTKLIEATSGNTGIALAYVAAARHYKLTLTMPETMSIERRKLIKALGAEIILTEGNDGMKGAIAKAKEIVSSDPKRYLLLQQFSNPANPEIHEKTTGPEIWNDSNGQIDILVAGVGTGGTITGIGRFFKHIKKNKKIIIVAVEPENSPVITQTLSGQKINPAPHKIQGIGAGFIPKNLDLTLIDRVETISIDAAISYAKHLMEKEGILAGISSGAALAAAIQLQKNKIYETKNIVVILPSSSERYLSTILFSNL; encoded by the coding sequence ATGTACAAAATTTATCAAGACAATTCTTATACTATCGGCCATACTCCATTAGTCCGCCTTAATAAAATTGGGAATGGACATATTATGGTTAAGATAGAATCTAGAAATCCTAGCTTTAGTGTTAAATGTCGTATTGGTGCTAATATGATTTGGGATGCAGAAAAAAGAAACCTATTAAAATCAGACACAAAATTGATAGAAGCAACAAGCGGAAATACTGGTATTGCTTTAGCTTACGTAGCAGCTGCACGTCACTACAAATTAACTTTAACCATGCCAGAAACAATGAGCATTGAACGCCGTAAACTAATTAAAGCCTTAGGTGCTGAAATTATATTGACAGAAGGAAATGATGGAATGAAAGGTGCTATTGCTAAAGCAAAAGAGATTGTTTCTTCTGATCCTAAACGTTATCTATTATTACAGCAATTTAGTAATCCTGCAAATCCAGAAATCCATGAAAAAACAACAGGACCTGAAATTTGGAATGACTCTAATGGACAAATAGACATACTTGTAGCTGGAGTTGGTACAGGAGGCACTATCACCGGAATTGGAAGGTTTTTTAAACATATAAAGAAAAATAAAAAAATAATTATCGTAGCAGTTGAACCAGAAAACTCTCCAGTCATTACTCAAACATTATCTGGTCAAAAAATAAATCCAGCACCACATAAAATTCAAGGTATTGGGGCTGGATTTATTCCAAAAAATCTTGACTTAACTTTAATTGATCGCGTGGAAACAATAAGCATAGACGCAGCTATTAGCTATGCTAAACATTTAATGGAAAAAGAAGGAATTTTGGCTGGAATTTCTTCAGGTGCTGCATTGGCAGCTGCTATACAACTACAAAAAAACAAAATCTATGAGACTAAAAACATAGTAGTTATACTACCATCATCCAGCGAACGATATTTAAGTACTATATTATTTTCAAACTTGTAA